A segment of the Takifugu flavidus isolate HTHZ2018 unplaced genomic scaffold, ASM371156v2 ctg348, whole genome shotgun sequence genome:
gtcagagacactgaacgcactgatttgtcagtactggtgacgtggcacttcagcaatgccttggttctgtcaacagggttggcaaacacacggagatctgcaggaggatagaaaaggtgatgatcagggttgTCTGTTGTCACTCTTTGAACAGGGAACCAGcagtgatgagcagctcactcttcctctcaacaTAGTTTTAGCTCATAACCAACACCAGGCTCCTTCAGCTACCTTTACCAGACTGAactgcttctgtcctcatctgagctccatcagcagattcaacactgacaggaggaaatcactgaggtcaccatgacaacgaaacaggatgtGGCTTCATTTGGCTTTataagctgctgttgttattctctCTGTTACCGCacgtgtatgtatgtgtgtgtgtgtgtgtttattcacctgttcttttttctgcttcccttaatttgatctgatggatcatttctggacatTCTTCATTGATGAATTGTCTAAAGAAATGGTTCCGAGCCTCACGGTtgttccacgaatctttaatcatttctgcagaaggagacagggctttccatttctgagctccagcatcaaactgaatgaaaccctctccattcactgcccagttgtcaaaagctgattcaagcctctcgtctgacgtgatgcagccacgccgccgttgaacatctacaaggattgttttatgtaaaatgttcagttcattttcaacaaaataaacacgttataaagcaaatgtgctacaaacttactccgtgtgtgattgatgaatttagaaatctctttgagagcatcaaaaacatcataacatgctggtctgcaggtcccaggtaagttgtgggattccaggacgggtttgaagtgttcttgttgtgtcccactgtcacagtgagagatcacaactccatcaaactctgtaacttgttcaaaatggagcccagatccaggctgaacacgtcctgtagacaagaactcaagagaatgggaacctgaaacacacaaacaaatggagtcaaaactctggaccctcacagtgggatcagcggttctgacaaaaataatcatgttataaattgatcccaatctcaggtcttgtcaaattaatattgaaagatgtagacagtttaatattatggttaattattttaaaccttaagctgtgagtcgtatctgctcaaattggtggacggtatcaaaaaaagctaaaatatctctttgatcatcatcattgatcctctttgagccagaccaccacatgtcaggataaaaacccacatctcatctcctctcatcctgatcaccagaactcctcagggctgctttcctcgttcccctactataatccctcttcacaaacactcaactggacaaaacaccactaaaaacaaacaaccagaatgaaaaacagcctctttccacaagctgtgaaggaaacatggagcagcaggatgagaaacaggtcaaaagacccaacaataacccaaaatatcataatagattcctcataaactgaatataaacaaggtttactacagtacctgaacaggcaccaacaaaaaagaggtttaatctccactctcttcgtactctgtgtgcaggcatcaaaatcaaagcaaatcctcagatagtcaacaactaaaaaatacatctgtgtttggacagttacctGGGAGATCATTCTTGGTAGTTTGAGACAGTTTGAGACCAACAACCacatgaggacaacaaaatgagctgacTAACACCCAAAAAATATTGCAAGAATTAAAGGATTCCTGACTAAACAATATCTTGACCAGCtagttcatgcatttgttttcagcaggcTGGTAACGGTGTGTTTGTAGGTTTTAGTTAAAGTTCAGCCAggtagctgcagctgaatggtCTTGTTGGGCATAAATACATTTCAGATTGACTTGTGCAGTATGAAACATCCGGACCCTGAAGATTAACTCGTGATTCTCACAACCACAAACAAACTTCCTAACGTGtcggaagacacacacacacacacacacacacacacacacacacacaccacacacacacacacacacacacacggcagaggTACGTTAGTAGCGGATGCATCAACCGGAAGTCTAAGTGTGCACTACTGCTGCGCCTTCTGTGAAagtaatgaaaatgaaatgaaagtaaaCGAAAGCACTGTGTAAGCCACGTTCGGTTGCCCATGTTTTCGTTTCGAATAGTGTCTCtgcccaaatatcttcaagtatttcaccagcttcctggtgcattattcgctattgatgtttttattgcagagctaaacaaaaacaaagggcgtTTTTGAATGTTCTTGAAAAGTCGATGGCAGTATCACCGACCAGTTGAGGTGTTCAATCAATCACGTCAttttgaatattatatattcatgcaagagtttggggagagttttttaatcagaatcattgtctgctctttgtttagtccaggcctggccaacccgcggctctttgcctggtttcatgcggctctaacgttcatattgaagtttgggtttgtgtttttttaatgtgcgtgttcgcttcgcttgagttcaatacgttactttcgccaaaagcgcatgcgcgtcagatgaaaataccgcaaagtttctcagtagggacaagatcttttgagtaaacaattagtgtcaagttcgccttcagaatggcaggaaaaaatgcacgaaagcttcgtgactcGGTTCCgcgatctacaactgaaaagggcACCGATTGCATTCCTCGctgccccttttaatgtggagatGCACTGTTGGAAAGCCCCGCTAgcaacaggtgaggctgcagctgagttggagatgatcgaTCATTGTGAGGAGCACcgactgaaacctgctttaagggaaggggccattgagttctggaaaagtgtgccaatggaaaaataccccaatgtcaaacgggctgcgcttaagatcctgtcaatatttgggtcaacatacgtctgcgagtctgtgttttctaccctgaaacacgtgaaaccaaagcatcgatctgttctgactgacacccatgtgAAAGAACTGCCTAGCAACAAgtgaatacaagccagatttcaagaggattgttcaaagcaaggaatgccagaggtcccactaagcaacatgcatagtaagagaactttttttttaattattatatttttgtttgtggacttagttgaattgagagtttgtgtgtgtgagacagtgcacacaatgttcattgttgaaaatgactggcccgtggtctgtagaagtcaaattctgtaattatcatgttggtgtgtgacatttacaataaatctggctaagcagaggtctgtgtgtgtgtgtgtgtgtgtgtgtgaggaagggatgaggtgatgttcatgtgtgcccatgtgtatgatgtggctcttaggctctgactggttggccacccctggTTTGGCATGTTGCTCTAAAAGGTGTTGGCTGCCTAAAGGAGTCATGTGAGATTGTGAGTCTTTGGGGGACATCTGAGAGGAACAAGACCAAATGTGGGAGAAGAGCATCTACACAGAgagctgattgattgtttgtctatttctacctgagaaaagcgcaacacagcgctcagaacgtgtgtgtaaagaaagtttcctcaacttaccgcattctgctgctgggagcaggatccaaaacagaagacaaatgttcatcttcctaaatgaaggtcgctaaacacttgttgtcctcatctgaaGCAGTCTGGAAGCACCGTGACGagggttctttgtgataaagaccgaTTCTCTTAAAAGCGCGTCTCAAACTAGACGAGTGTCGCGGGGGTTTTAAATGCGCGTGACAGTCGCGGTTCAATATACAGTATACGTAGATACCgccatgtgggcggagccttcgTTGAGCACCAGGAAAGTCCCGGCGCACTCACaaactcatttt
Coding sequences within it:
- the LOC130520336 gene encoding zinc-alpha-2-glycoprotein-like; the protein is MNICLLFWILLPAAECGSHSLEFLSTGRVQPGSGLHFEQVTEFDGVVISHCDSGTQQEHFKPVLESHNLPGTCRPACYDVFDALKEISKFINHTRNVQRRRGCITSDERLESAFDNWAVNGEGFIQFDAGAQKWKALSPSAEMIKDSWNNREARNHFFRQFINEECPEMIHQIKLREAEKRTDLRVFANPVDRTKALLKCHVTSTDKSVRSVSLTEDGATKANWITVTGPLPSGDGSVILILTAEVPLIHTNIYGCVVQTEDRTITVMWDGNTLDGQHILYIQMTLWRIIGIIFTVCCLISVMTLWCKSHFFDCNFQVSL